The proteins below are encoded in one region of Telopea speciosissima isolate NSW1024214 ecotype Mountain lineage chromosome 10, Tspe_v1, whole genome shotgun sequence:
- the LOC122642078 gene encoding peptidyl-prolyl cis-trans isomerase FKBP42, translated as MGDVQEQQIHESGPDSDNEITADHASFVQGEPPQDSKSPPEVDSEVEVLHEKVTKQIIKEGHGQKPSKYSRCFLHYKAWTKSTQNKFEDTWLEQRPLEMVLGKEKTEMTGLCIGVSSMKAGECALLHVGWELGYGKDGNFSFPNVPPMADLLYEVELIGFDETKEGKPRSDMTVEERIGAADRRKIEGNSLFKDEKLEEAMQQYEMAIAYMGDDFMFQLFGKYQDMALAVKNSCHLNMAACLIKLKRHEEVIGQCNNVLVEDENNVKALFRRGKARAELGQTDAAREDFLKARKLAPQDKAIVKELRLLAEHDNALYQKQKEIYKGIFGPRPEPKPKQKNWLILIWLWLVALFYRIFRLKSHKAN; from the exons GTCCAGATAGTGATAATGAAATCACTGCTGATCATGCTTCATTTGTTCAAGGTGAGCCTCCACAAGATTCCAAAAGTCCTCCAGAGGTTGATTCTGAAGTGGAAGTCCTTCATGAGAAAGTCACAAAGCAAATCATCAAGGAGGGTCATGGCCAGAAGCCATCAAAATATTCAAGATGTTTTT TGCACTACAAGGCATGGACCAAAAGCACCCAGAACAAGTTTGAAGACACATGGCTAGAACAACGGCCACTTGAAATGGTCTTGGGAAAAG AGAAAACTGAGATGACAGGATTGTGTATTGGCGTCTCGAGCATGAAGGCTGGTGAATGTGCCCTGTTACATGTTGGTTGGGAATTAGGTTATGGCAAAGATGGAAACTTTTCTTTCCCCAATGTTCCACCCATGGCGGATCTCTTATATGAAGTTGAGCTCATAGGTTTTGATGAAACCAAAGAA GGTAAACCACGTAGTGACATGACTGTTGAGGAAAGGATTGGAGCAGCGGATCGAAGAAAGATTGAAGGAAATTCTCTTTTCAAGGATGAGAAATTGGAGGAGGCTATGCAACAGTATGAAATG GCTATAGCATACATGGGAGATGACTTCATGTTCCAGTTATTTGGGAAGTACCAGGACATGGCGTTGGCTGTTAAAAATTCTTGTCACCTCAATATGGCTGCATGCCTAATAAAGCTAAAACGCCATGAAGAAGTCATTGGGCAATGCAACAAT GTATTGGTAGAGGATGAAAACAATGTCAAAGCACTCTTCCGACGTGGGAAAGCTAGAGCAGAACTTGGGCAGACAGATGCTGCTCGTGAAGACTTTCTTAAGGCCCGTAAACTTGCACCTCAAGACAAAGCAATTGTGAAGGAGTTACGATTGCTTGCTGAACATGACAATGCCCTTTATCAGAAACAAAAGGAGATCTACAAAGGAATATTTGGACCAAGACCTGAACCCAAGCCCAAGCAGAAAAATTGGCTCATCTTAATTTGGCTTTGGCTGGTCGCACTATTTTATCGGATTTTCAGATTGAAGAGTCACAAAGCCAACTAA
- the LOC122643122 gene encoding protein OBERON 4-like, which yields MKRLRSYVDDLDSVGERGVCKDWVRRDQDPDRSSSHRRFYSKAENGRKGLSSSSGYDRSIDDDREISRSLRKRLDVDSDGFERRKNFDRYRDCGDRDMSFSSPRNPYVGDRIHRSESFSGSRREFPKGFRSERDRLRREDSVSSWRRFSGSKDVDEDTRFNVDSGRGSRVASEERGNVRSPQGSRDVLKSPSWSKDSGGEQSKSVDMKKNKEVQGGNGSSSEIEEGELQPEAETIPALEAELKPKPQHEEPEPEPEPKLEPKPEARPESEPNQNAEASGEASPENHKEGESEHQVESDMDLEEGEKSSAEEKMELHEEDVCDGEPEDGTRETVVGAVVEVVKEMDEVPERQKNSNNELGVNKEATAAGNVGGEEASAREDPESAGPSHHMLDDHGREEAIKDDNAEKPLPLEEKWKAGKGIDLEAEVEDIDWLNSNKEVAKENGTPKVTLNLITDEPTQNSKDKGKSLAVSSSDEANSMEDGRWIEADTMARREDAMEGPSCRGFELFSIPAATRQEKTNNSAVNKLKMEPLELSLGLPNVSLALDSHDPKSAPGSPSHIRGIQSVPSTFWTGSDGYAASISFSGSQPFVHNPSCSLTQNSFDNYEQSVGSHPIFKGIDQISHGSWQGQPSNEPRRKDVPLYERILLNGNASQSSQGTLNHQTMQGQNHLKISEGTFGVPVALDRQSSLPRRLPGVPSRNQDEIRSPTHSVGSLEARSEYSKDKKRVMREKGSGSLFRSSSSQKEIEQLVVGGTGFVERIIAMIISEPLQVMARRIHEMTEQSIACLKEGAREMIVNGDKHGQLCTFQKALQSRSDLTLDMLSKSHRAQLEILVALKTGLQDFLYQAKDIPSSDLAEIFLNLKCRNLACRNPLPVDECDCKICAQKSGFCSACMCLVCSKFDMASNTCSWVGCDFCLHWCHTSCGLRESYIKNGRSVTGAQGTTEMRFHCVACDHPSELFGFVKEVFKTCAKEWKAETLSKELEYVKRIFSASNDVRGKQLHDVAGKMQARLEKNKSNLSDIYNQMMEFLTDSDSKCANTSTSGKEQPHRNPEVSNRVLGPNQEAMWLTSVSTEKATPRLENGSIGGPSLDWDRVDRRNEDLQFLQSAEKRPVIDELESIVRIKQAEAKMFQARADDARREAEGLKRIAVAKNENIEKEYASRITKLCLGEAETRRRQKLEELQSLERAHLEYFNMKMRMEVEIRDLLLKMETARRNLST from the exons ATGAAAAGATTGAGATCCTATGTTGATGATCTCGATTCGGTTGGGGAGAGAGGGGTTTGCAAAGATTGGGTGAGAAGAGATCAAGATCCAGACCGTTCGTCATCGCATCGGCGTTTCTATTCAAAAGCTGAAAATGGACGTAAGGGTTTATCTTCGTCGTCTGGGTATGACAGATCAATAGACGATGATCGTGAGATCTCGAGATCATTGCGGAAGCGTTTGGATGTTGATTCTGATGGCTTCGAGAGGAGAAAGAACTTTGATCGTTATCGGGATTGTGGAGATAGGGATATGTCATTTTCTTCACCTCGGAATCCCTATGTTGGTGACAGGATTCACCGGTCTGAAAGCTTCTCTGGCTCTAGGCGGGAGTTTCCCAAAGGGTTTAGGTCGGAGAGGGACCGTTTACGGCGAGAAGACAGTGTTTCATCGTGGCGGAGGTTTAGTGGAAGCAAAGATGTTGACGAAGATACGAGGTTTAATGTCGACTCTGGTAGAGGGAGCAGAGTTGCTTCTGAGGAAAGAGGGAATGTAAGGTCGCCGCAGGGTTCCAGAGATGTTCTGAAGTCGCCTTCTTGGTCGAAGGATTCTGGTGGGGAACAGTCTAAGAGTGTTgatatgaagaagaacaaagaagtgCAAGGAGGGAATGGGAGCAGCAGTGagattgaagaaggggaacTGCAACCTGAAGCCGAAACCATACCAGCTCTTGAAGCTGAACTTAAACCCAAACCCCAACATGAAGAACCTGAACCTGAACCTGAACCTAAGCTTGAACCTAAGCCTGAAGCCAGACCTGAATCTGAACCCAATCAAAATGCTGAAGCTTCAGGAGAAGCAAGCCCTGAGAATCACAAGGAAGGGGAGAGTGAGCACCAGGTTGAGTCAGATATGGAtttagaggaaggagagaaatcaTCAGCTGAAGAGAAGATGGAGCTCCATGAGGAAGATGTTTGTGATGGAGAACCAGAGGATGGGACACGGGAGACTGTGGTAGGGGCTGTGGTAGAGGTGGTAAAGGAAATGGATGAGGTTCCTGAACGTCAGAAAAACTCTAATAATGAATTGGGTGTGAACAAAGAGGCAACAGCTGCAGGTAATGTGGGTGGAGAAGAAGCAAGTGCAAGGGAAGATCCTGAGTCTGCTGGCCCCTCCCACCACATGCTAGATGACCATGGTAGAGAGGAAGCAATCAAGGATGATAATGCTGAGAAGCCATTGCCTCTGGAAGAGAAGTGGAAAGCGGGCAAAGGAATAGATttggaagctgaggtggaggACATTGATTGGCTTAATTCGAATAAGGAAGTTGCTAAGGAAAATGGAACACCTAAGGTGACTTTGAACCTCATAACTGATGAGCCAACTCAAAATTCCAAGGACAAAGGAAAAAGTCTAGCAGTTTCCTCATCTGACGAAGCCAATTCCATGGAAGATGGTCGATGGATAGAAGCAGATACAATGGCCAGAAGAGAAGATGCTATGGAAGGACCAAGCTGTAGGGGTTTTGAGTTGTTCTCTATTCCTGCTGCAACAAGACAGGAGAAGACAAACAATTCTGCAGTTAATAAGCTTAAAATGGAGCCACTTGAGCTTTCTCTTGGCTTGCCAAATGTTTCATTAGCACTTGATTCCCATGATCCGAAGTCAGCTCCTGGTTCCCCCAGTCATATAAGGGGCATTCAGTCTGTACCTTCCACATTTTGGACAGGGTCTGATGGATATGCTGCATCAATTTCATTTTCAGGTTCCCAGCCATTCGTTCATAACCCCAGCTGTTCTCTCACACAGAATTCATTTGACAACTATGAACAATCAGTTGGCAGTCATCCTATATTTAAGGGAATTGATCAAATTTCTCATGGCTCCTGGCAGGGACAGCCGTCAAATGAGCCTAGACGCAAGGATGTTCCGTTGTATGAAAGGATTTTACTAAATGGCAATGCATCTCAGTCATCACAAGGCACTTTAAATCATCAAACCATGCAAGGACAAAATCATCTTAAGATTTCTGAGGGAACCTTTGGAGTACCTGTTGCCTTGGATCGGCAGTCAAGTCTGCCAAGACGGCTTCCAGGTGTACCATCAAGGAACCAAGATGAAATCAGGTCCCCTACACATAGTGTTGGTTCTCTTGAAGCTAGATCAGAATACAGTAAGGATAAGAAACGGGTAATGAGAGAGAAAGGTTCCGGCAGTTTATTTCGTAGTAGTAGTAGTCAAAAGGAGATAGAACAGCTTGTTGTAGGTGGAACTGGTTTCGTAGAGAGGATTATTGCCATGATAATTTCGGAGCCACTACAAGTAATGGCCAGGAGAATTCATGAAATGACAGAACAGTCCATAGCATGTTTAAAGGAGGGTGCTCGTGAGATGATAGTGAATGGAGATAAGCATGGGCAATTGTGTACATTTCAGAAAGCACTGCAGAGTAGATCTGACCTTACTTTAGATATGCTATCAAAGTCTCATCGTGCTCAGTTGGAGATCTTGGTGGCTCTTAAAACTGGACTTCAAGATTTTCTTTACCAAGCTAAGGATATTCCTTCATCTGATTTAGCTGAGATCTTTCTTAACTTGAAGTGCAGAAATCTTGCTTGCAGGAATCCCCTGCCAGTGGATGAATGTGATTGCAAGATTTGTGCACAGAAAAGTGGCTTCTGTAGTGCTTGTATGTGCCTTGTTTGTTCAAAATTTGATATGGCATCCAACACCTGTAGTTGGGTAGGGTGTGACTTCTGCCTTCATTGGTGCCATACGAGTTGTGGGTTACGGGAATCTTATATAAAAAATGGGCGTAGTGTCACTGGGGCTCAAGGAACAACTGAGATGCGGTTCCACTGTGTTGCTTGTGATCACCCTTCTGAGCTGTTTGGCTTTGTGAAAGAAGTTTTCAAGACTTGTGCAAAGGAATGGAAAGCTGAGACTCTTTCCAAGGAACTTGAATATGTTAAGAGGATTTTTTCTGCAAGTAATGATGTGCGAGGAAAACAACTCCATGATGTCGCTGGGAAGATGCAGgcaagactagaaaaaaataaatccaatcTCTCAGACATTTATAATCAAATGATGGAGTTCCTGACTG ATAGTGATTCCAAGTGTGCCAACACCTCTACATCTGGGAAGGAGCAACCTCATAGGAACCCAGAGGTAAGCAATAGGGTTCTGGGACCAAACCAAGAAGCTATGTGGTTAACGTCTGTTTCAACTGAAAAGGCTACTCCACGACTGGAAAATGGCAGCATTGGTGGTCCTAGCTTGGATTGGGATCGGGTAGATCGGCGGAATGAGGATTTGCAGTTCCTGCAAAGTGCTGAAAAGAGACCTGTCATAGATGAGTTGGAGAGCATTGTGAGAATCAAACAGGCAGAGGCAAAAATGTTCCAAGCACGCGCAGATGATGCAAGAAGAGAGGCTGAAGGCCTGAAACGCATTGCAGTTGCTAAGaatgaaaatattgaaaaagaGTATGCAAGTCGAATTACAAAGTTATGTTTGGGTGAGGCTGAGACAAGGCGCAGACAAAAGCTAGAAGAACTACAGAGTCTAGAGAGAGCACACCTCGAGTACTTCAATATGAAGATGAGGATGGAAGTGGAAATTAGAGATCTATTGTTAAAAATGGAAACTGCGAGAAGAAACCTTAGTACTTAA